The sequence below is a genomic window from Acidobacteriota bacterium.
GGGCGGTGGATCCGCCGCTCGACCGATCGCTCGCTCCGGGAGCGCGCGAACATGGTCACGCTCCTCCAGAAGAGCATCGAGGGGATCCGCATCGTGAAGGCGTTCGTGATGGAGGATCACGAGCGCGAGCGCTTCGAGTCGGCCAACGCCGAGGCCTTCAGGTACGACATGCGCGGGGCGCGCGCCAAGTCGCTCGTGCAGCCGGTGGTCGAGATCTTCAGCGCGGCCTTCATCGTCGTCTTCCTCCTCCTCGGCGGCATGGCCGTCCTCCAGGGGGACATGAGCCCGGGAGACTTCGTCGTCTTCTACGCGGCGATGGTGGCGTGCTACTCGCCCATCAAGAAGCTCAACAACGCCGTCGGCGAGATCCAGGAGAGCGTGGCCGGCGCGGTGGACGTCTTCCTCGAGATCGACCACGTGCCGGATCTGCGGGAGGCCGACGACGCGGTCGAGATCCCCGTGCTCGCCGGGAAGATCGAGTTCAAGGGGGTCTCGTTCGCGTACGATCCTTCGAACCCCGTCCTCCGCTCGATCGATCTCACGATCCGCAAGGGGGAGTTCATCGCGGTGGTGGGCCCCTCGGGGGCCGGCAAGTCGACGCTCGTCAACCTCCTGCCGCGCTTCTACGACGTCGTCTCGGGATGCGTCGAGATTGACGGGCTCGACATCCGGAAGGCGAAGCTCGACTCGCTGAGGCGGCAGATGGGGTTCGTGACGCAGGAGCCCATCCTCTTCCACGACACGATTCTCAACAACATCTCGTTCGGGAACCGCGACGGCTCGGTCGAGGACGTGGAGCGCGCGGCGCGGACCGCGCACGCGCACGAGTTCGTCACGAACCTCCCCGAGCGGTACCAGACCATCGTCGGCGACCGCGGCGTGATGCTCTCCGGAGGGCAGAGGCAGCGCATCGCCATGGCGCGCGCGGTGATGCGCGATCCGGCGGTGCTCATCCTCGACGAGGCGACGAGCAGCCTCGACTCGGAGTCCGAGCGGCTGATCCAGGAGGCGATGGAGACGTTCGTGAAGGGGCGCACCACCATCGTCATCGCGCACCGCCTCTCCACCGTGCTGAAGGCCGATCGGATCATCGTGATGGAGCAGGGGCGCATCGCGCAGCAGGGGACCCACGACGAGCTGATCGCCGCGGGGGGATTGTACCGGCGGCTGTACGAGGTCCAGTTCCGCGACATGCCCGACCTGAACGGCAGCACCGGCGCCGCCGCCGGGACTGGCGCCGACGCCGCGATCAAGGCCGGGGCTCTCCCGCTTCCGGGGGCGACGGCATGACCGAGGCCGCGCTCGCGCGGACGGCGAGGATCGGCTGGACGCTCCACGGGGTCAGGGTCAACGTGGAGTCCGAATCCGGCGAGGCTCTCGCGTACGCCCTCGCGCATCTCGGCGCCTCGGCGGACTCTCTTCCCGCGCCCCATCTCCGGATCTCGCTCTCATGGGCCTGGGGGGCGGCGGCGAAGGCCAGGGGCTCCCTGGACGGCTCGGGGCGCGGCGAGCGGATCGGCAAGGAGCTCTTCGAGACGGACGGAGAGCTCGTCTGGACGCGCGTCCCCGGCTTCGAGGGGCTGACGATCCGCGCGGCGCGGGAGCCCGGCGGTTTTCACGTGAGCGCCTCGTGCGGGTACGCACCGCGCGATCCCCTCTCGCACGTCCGTTACCTCCGCGCGTCGCGCCGCGCGAAGAAGACGCACCGCACCTTCTTCAAGCTGATGTACTACGCCGTCTACTACCCGCTCATCTGGCATTTCGAGAGGACCCGGGGGTGGGGGCTGCTGCACGCCTCCGCGGTGGAGAGGAACGGCAGGGCCATCGTCCTCTCGGGGCTCGGCGGCGCGGGGAAAGCGACGCTCGCCCTCTCGCTGATGGCGGATCCCTCCTTCCGCTTCATCTCCGACAACCTGATTCTCCACGACGAGGAGCGGATCTACTCCCTTCCCGAGCCGGTGCGCCTCGACCCGTCGAGCGTCGCCGCGATCGGCGCGGCGGGGTTCGTCCCGTCGACCTCCGACGTCCCGCCGACGGCCCACCCGAAGCCGACGTACCGCGTCGAGGCGGGGAGGGTCGCGCAGGACGCCGTCGCCGACGCCGTCATCCTCCTCAGGTCGACGAAGCGCGCCGTCATCCGCCCGCTCGGCCCCGAGGAGGCGCTCGCGCACCTCGTCGCGGCCCGCGATCTCGTCCGCGAGGTCGACGGCTATCGCTCCGCCTCCGCCCTCTTCTCGCTCGCGGTCGCGGCCGGATCGGATCGCACGATCGCGCCGGCGCGCCTCTCGGCCCTCCTCTCGCGCTCGCGCGCGTACCTCCTCGGCATCGGCGAAGGGGAGCCGGTGTCGGTCACCCTGGCCCGCATCCGCGAGGTGTGCGCGTGACGCCGGAAACCGGCGCGCCGTCGAAGATCCGCGTCCTCTCGGGCGCGCGGACCCCCCCCGACGCCGAGGCGCTCGGGCGCCTCGAGGCGATCGCGGCCCTCCCGTACGTGGCCGCGCCCGTCGTGGCCCTCGGGGATCTGCACTGGAAGCCGGGGCTCGAGGTCCCGTCGAGCACCGCCACCGCGACGGAGGACGACATCGTCCTCTCCCTCTCGAGCCCCTCGATGAACTGCGGGATGACGCTGGTGAAGACCTCCCTCGCCGCCGCCGAGCTCCAGGACAGCGCCGCCATCGCGCGACTGATGACGGCCGTGAGGGACGAGATCCCCCGCTCGCGGTCGGCCCCGGCCATCACCCGTGACGAGGCCCTCGACTTCGTGATGGGCGGCGGGCGGGCCGCCGCCGCGAGGTACGAGTTCGATCCGCAGTCGATCGCCGGGATGGAGGAGAGGGGCTCCCTCTTCTCGGAGCGGGAGACGGATCGCGCCGCGGTCCTCGACGCCCTCGACGAGGAGTGCCTTGCACGCGGGCGCACGTCGTTCGCCTTCATCGGCGGGGGAAACCACTTCCTCGAGATCCAGATCGTCGAGGAGATCCGCGACGCCGCGGCCGCGGAGGCCCTGGGCCTGGCGGCGGGCCAGATCGTCGTCATGTACCACACCGGCTCGGAGCGGCTCGGCCACGATCTGGGGCGCCTCTACGCCTCGCGGTTGAAGACCTCCTCGAACCGGCGCCGCAAATACTTCTTCCGGAAGATCCCGCTGCACCTCGGGCGGGCCCGCCGCCCCGGCGATCTCTCGCGCCGCTGGCGCTACCACTTCGCGCGCCGCGACTTCATCCCCGTCCCGGCCGGATCCGACGAGGGGCGGCGGCTGATGCTCTCGCTCAAGGCCGCGAGCAACTTCGGATACGCGAACCGCGTGGCGGTCCTCGATCTGGTGCGGCGCGCCTTCACGAGGGCGACCGGGCGCGGCGACGGCGCCTTCGAGGTGATCGCCGATCTCTCGCACAACGTGATCGGGCGCGAGTCCATCGGGGGGAGATCGCTCTGGGTGCACCGGCACAACGCGGTCCGGATCACCCCCCCCTCCCACTGGCCCGAGGGAAGCCTCTACCGGCGCATCGGCCGCCCCTCGATGCTCCCCGGCACGAACCGGACGTCGAGCTATCTCCTGGTCAGCCGCGAGGGTGCCGCCGCCACGCTGAACTCGGCCGACCACGGCGCCGGGCGCACGGTCGAGCGGTTCGAGGAGCTGGGGCTCCTGACGCCGCGCCGCGATCGGCGCACGGTGAAGTTCACGTACCGCTCGGCGATCCCCGAGAGCCTCGTCAACCTCTCCGACGAGGGAGTCGACGAGATCGTCGCCCTCCTCGCCGGGGCCGACGTCGCCGTCCCCGCCGCGAGGCTCCGCCCGATCGCGGTGCTCAAGGGCTGACGCCGATGCCGGTCGCTCCGGTCGTCTCGATCGCCATCGTCACCTACAACGCGACCGACTACGTGAGGCGCTGCCTCGAGAGCCTTCGCGCCCACACGACTCTTCCCCACGAGATCCTCGTCGTCGACAACGCGAGCCGCGAAGACACCCGGGACTATCTCAGGACCGTCGATTTCATCAGGCTGCAGCTGAACGACGAGAACCGCCTCTGGTGCCCGGCGCTGAACCAGGCGCTGGCCACCGCCCACCCGGCCTCGCGGTACTTCATGCTCTTGAACCCCGACGTCGAGGCGCTGCGCGACGACTGGCTCGAGCGTCTCCTCGCCGCGCTCGCCTCGGGGCCGCGCGTGGGCATCACCGGCACGCAGCACAACTACCGTCCTCTCGGCCCGCTCTTCGGTGCGATCGACGGCCACTGCTTCCTCTTCCGCCGCGAGCTCTACGAC
It includes:
- a CDS encoding ABC transporter ATP-binding protein — translated: MSPTLAESMPKGERGVMRIYVRMIGYLRPYLLRVAQVVVLSLLVAGLQIGSLGAMKPLFDTLFAGEEADFKLALVVTDSQGRLVDGIRIRPKMPDGWKSKFGREGRVLEHDVLTLEGRREMIDYDIPLMLTNRTGRTIEGLNVRAETIGRGWDGKIEIPPGLRIEDGAKTKLNLRLEPDRREPLFRAPIWKTSLGKVAAEWIQTNVFANKFHALLIISAFILGATFLKSAFGYYKGYWSNFLARRTLMDIRRELFDSIISQSIAYFDRRKSGHIISRFTNSLNQMNKGMTSLLQDVVLEPMILVGSLVLAFSINPGLATIGILIFPLNYLLIMVTGRWIRRSTDRSLRERANMVTLLQKSIEGIRIVKAFVMEDHERERFESANAEAFRYDMRGARAKSLVQPVVEIFSAAFIVVFLLLGGMAVLQGDMSPGDFVVFYAAMVACYSPIKKLNNAVGEIQESVAGAVDVFLEIDHVPDLREADDAVEIPVLAGKIEFKGVSFAYDPSNPVLRSIDLTIRKGEFIAVVGPSGAGKSTLVNLLPRFYDVVSGCVEIDGLDIRKAKLDSLRRQMGFVTQEPILFHDTILNNISFGNRDGSVEDVERAARTAHAHEFVTNLPERYQTIVGDRGVMLSGGQRQRIAMARAVMRDPAVLILDEATSSLDSESERLIQEAMETFVKGRTTIVIAHRLSTVLKADRIIVMEQGRIAQQGTHDELIAAGGLYRRLYEVQFRDMPDLNGSTGAAAGTGADAAIKAGALPLPGATA
- a CDS encoding RtcB family protein, which produces MTPETGAPSKIRVLSGARTPPDAEALGRLEAIAALPYVAAPVVALGDLHWKPGLEVPSSTATATEDDIVLSLSSPSMNCGMTLVKTSLAAAELQDSAAIARLMTAVRDEIPRSRSAPAITRDEALDFVMGGGRAAAARYEFDPQSIAGMEERGSLFSERETDRAAVLDALDEECLARGRTSFAFIGGGNHFLEIQIVEEIRDAAAAEALGLAAGQIVVMYHTGSERLGHDLGRLYASRLKTSSNRRRKYFFRKIPLHLGRARRPGDLSRRWRYHFARRDFIPVPAGSDEGRRLMLSLKAASNFGYANRVAVLDLVRRAFTRATGRGDGAFEVIADLSHNVIGRESIGGRSLWVHRHNAVRITPPSHWPEGSLYRRIGRPSMLPGTNRTSSYLLVSREGAAATLNSADHGAGRTVERFEELGLLTPRRDRRTVKFTYRSAIPESLVNLSDEGVDEIVALLAGADVAVPAARLRPIAVLKG
- a CDS encoding glycosyltransferase, which gives rise to MPVAPVVSIAIVTYNATDYVRRCLESLRAHTTLPHEILVVDNASREDTRDYLRTVDFIRLQLNDENRLWCPALNQALATAHPASRYFMLLNPDVEALRDDWLERLLAALASGPRVGITGTQHNYRPLGPLFGAIDGHCFLFRRELYDDAAIGPLDEAYPWNGSPYVFTARAWAKGWRYRLVPPRPAILIHHGAKSRAEAASPVLNRKIDALGILKDAGLDPWRESRLVTPFRRALIRRGKLPAGN